The Acidobacteriota bacterium genomic interval TGACGCCCGCCGCCTCCAACCGGCGCAACCGCCGCTGGAGACCGGGCGGCGACAGGTCGAGCCGCCTGGCCAGCTCCACGCTCGTGGCCCGCCCGTCCTGCTGCAGCAGCGCGAGCAGCCGGCGATCCAGCTCGTCGAGCCGCGGCGGCCATTCGCCGCTGCGCGTCCGTGCCGCGCGTTGTTTCCTCGCCGATTCGGCGCCGCTGGTCGTCGATTCATCCATTTCAGTCATATTTTAGCAAATATGCACGGTATGGTTAATAAAACGCACTATACATCACTAAAAATAGAGATACTCTGTGCCCATACGGCATGAAGTGTTACTATCATAAAGTACATGTCCACGACCACGCTGGAACGACCGGAACGCGCGGCGGATGCCGCGGCGGCCCGTTCCGGATGCACCCGCTCCCGCCTGCGGGAGCTGGCGCTGCTTCCGGCGCGACCCGGGCTGCTGTCGCTCGCCGGGGGCCTCCCCGCTCCCGAGCTGATCCCCCGCGGCGCCTACGCCGCGGCTTTGGGGGAGGTCCTGGCCGGCGACGACGGCGCCCTGCAGTACGGCCAACCGAGCGAGCCGCTCCGGGAGCGCATCGTCGAGCTGATGCGCGAGCGGGGCGTCGGTTGCGAGCCCCGGCAGGTGCTGCTGACCTCGGGGGCCCAGCAGGCGCTGAGCCTCGTCGCGCAGTTGCTGCTGGCGCCGGGCCGCCAGGTGCTCATGGAAGAGCACGTGTACACGGGCATGCGGCAGGCCGTCCTGCCGCACCGGCCTGCCATCCTGACAGTTCCCACCGACCTCGACACCGGCATGGACGTCGATCGCGCCCGGACGCTGCTGGCCGGCGGGGCGCGGCCGGCGTTCGTCTACGCGATCGCCGACACCCACAATCCCTGCGGGGTTCGTCTCGGCCGCGAGCAGCGCTCGGGGCTCGCGGCGCTCGCGCGGCGCTTCGGCGTCCCGATCGTCGAGGACGATTCCTACGGGCTCCTGCACTACGACCAGGACCGTCTGCCCGCCCTGCGTGCGCTCGACCCGGAGTGGGTGATCTACGTCGGGACCTTCTCGAAGATCATCGCGCCGGCGTTGCGTCTGGGCTGGCTGGTGCTGCCGACGCGCCTCGTCGCCGCGGCCGGCGTGCTGAAGGAGGCCGCCGACCTGGAGTGCTCCGCGCTCACCCAACGCGCCGTGGCCCGCCTGCTGCAGGAGGGATTCGCGGACCACCTCGAGCGCATCCGCGCCGGCTACCGGCGCCGGCGGGACGCGCTGCTCGCGGCGCTCGGCGACCACTTCCCCGGGAACGTCCGGTGGACCCATCCTCCGGGCGGGTTCTTCGCCTGGGTGGAGCTGCCCCGGCGAATCGACGGGGACCGCCTGTGCGAGGAGGCGCTCGCCGAGGCCCGTGTGGCCGTCATCCCGGGGTCCGCGTTCGCGGCGAACGCACCGGCGCCGACGAACCGCCTGCGGCTGAGCTTCGCAAGCTGCGCCCCGAACGAGATCCGGACCGCCGTCGCGCGCCTCGGACGACTGCTCGAACGGAGACTGGCTCATGGCTAATCGTTTCCCCATCCGGCGCATCGACCACATCGAGTTCCACGTCGGCAACGCGCGGCAGGCGGCCGCGTTTTACCAGCACGCTTTCGGCTTGCACGTCACGGCCTACCGCGGCCTCGAGACCGGGTGCCGCGAGACGACGTCGTACGTCCTCGAGTGCGAGACGATTCGATTCGTGCTCACGAGCGGCCTCGCTCCCGGCAACGCGGCAGCCCGCTTCGCCCACGCGCACGGCGACGGCGTGGCGGTGGTCGCCCTCGAGGTACCCGACGCGGCGCACGCTTTCGCGGAAGCGCAGCGGCACGGCGCCGTCGGCGCCGCCGAGCCGGCCGAGGAACGCGACGGGCAGGGTCTTTTCCGGTCCGCGGCGATCCACGCCTACGGCGACACCGTGATCCGCTTCGTGGAGCGGCACGGCTACGACGGCGTGTTCGCCCCGGGGTTCGAGCCGCGCACGGGCCCCGAGCCGACCGGCGCGGACGCGGGACTCACCGCCATCGACCACGTCGTGGCCAACGTCGAGCGGGGCCAGATGGACCGCTGGGTGCAGTTCTTCACGGAAACCATGGGGTTCTCCGAGCTGCTGCACTTCGACGACGAAGCGATCTCCACCGAG includes:
- a CDS encoding PLP-dependent aminotransferase family protein, which codes for MSTTTLERPERAADAAAARSGCTRSRLRELALLPARPGLLSLAGGLPAPELIPRGAYAAALGEVLAGDDGALQYGQPSEPLRERIVELMRERGVGCEPRQVLLTSGAQQALSLVAQLLLAPGRQVLMEEHVYTGMRQAVLPHRPAILTVPTDLDTGMDVDRARTLLAGGARPAFVYAIADTHNPCGVRLGREQRSGLAALARRFGVPIVEDDSYGLLHYDQDRLPALRALDPEWVIYVGTFSKIIAPALRLGWLVLPTRLVAAAGVLKEAADLECSALTQRAVARLLQEGFADHLERIRAGYRRRRDALLAALGDHFPGNVRWTHPPGGFFAWVELPRRIDGDRLCEEALAEARVAVIPGSAFAANAPAPTNRLRLSFASCAPNEIRTAVARLGRLLERRLAHG
- the hppD gene encoding 4-hydroxyphenylpyruvate dioxygenase — translated: MANRFPIRRIDHIEFHVGNARQAAAFYQHAFGLHVTAYRGLETGCRETTSYVLECETIRFVLTSGLAPGNAAARFAHAHGDGVAVVALEVPDAAHAFAEAQRHGAVGAAEPAEERDGQGLFRSAAIHAYGDTVIRFVERHGYDGVFAPGFEPRTGPEPTGADAGLTAIDHVVANVERGQMDRWVQFFTETMGFSELLHFDDEAISTEYSALMSKVMQDGTGRIKFPINEPATGRRKSQVAEYLDYFGGPGVQHIAFATDDIVETVSRMRARGMTFLSVPAAYYDDLPARVPAIGPYTGVLAGLGILADRDEDGYLLQIFTEPVQDRPTVFFEVIERRGSKGFGQGNFKSLFEAIEREQSRRGNLVEAAAS